One Agelaius phoeniceus isolate bAgePho1 chromosome 8, bAgePho1.hap1, whole genome shotgun sequence genomic region harbors:
- the TYW3 gene encoding tRNA wybutosine-synthesizing protein 3 homolog, with the protein MAAFARRKAQRLARPDPSRKSALDARAAELARLLNARESFCTTSSCDGRVIVMDTDGMGIQKKNCTWLLVTHDPCVKGDVMTALKKATGDVVFKFEPFVLHVLCRELQDAQLLHSVAIDSGFRNSGITVGRGGKITMAVRSTHCLEVPLSHKGRLMVSEEYIEFLVHVANQKMEENIRRIDRFHKGLELALEAALPADTLFPKGPEKSHSVYVHRRKRRTAQEQADPSRELEPLDDTESSLGLFAEIMI; encoded by the exons ATGGCGGCGTTCGCGCGGCGCAAGGCGCAGCGGCTCGCGCGGCCGGACCCCAGCCGGAAGAGCGCGCTGGACGCGCGAGCCGCGGAGCTGGCGCGGCTCCTGAACGCGCGCGAGAGCTTCTGCACCACGAGCTCGTGCGACGGGAGGGTGATCGTGATG GACACGGACGGCATGGGCATCCAGAAGAAGAACTGCACATGGCTCCTGGTAACACATGACCCATGTGTCAAAGGCGATGTG ATGACAGCACTCAAGAAAGCCACTGGTGATGTTGTGTTCAAGTTTGAACCATTTGTTCTTCACGTGCTATGTCGAGAGCTGCAGGATGCGCAGCTGCTG CATTCAGTGGCTATTGACTCTGGGTTCAGGAACTCTGGTATTACAGTtggcagaggaggaaaaattacAATG GCTGTGCGGAGCACTCACTGCTTAGAAGTTCCATTGAGCCACAAAGGGAGATTGATGGTCTCTGAAGAATATATTGAATTTCTGGTACATGTAGCCAAtcagaaaatggaagaaaacatAAGGAGGATTGACAG ATTCCACAAAGGCTTGGAGCTGGCTCTGgaagctgctctccctgcagacaccTTGTTTCCCAAGGGGCCAGAGAAGAGCCACTCTGTGTACGTGCATAGAAGAAAGAGACGGACTGCTCAGGAACAGGCTGATCCCAGCAGAGAGCTGGAACCCCTGGATGATACTGAAAGCAGTCTTGGTCTGTTTGCTGAAATCATGATATAG